One Bremerella alba genomic window, CGGCTCCTATATTGGTGACGTCAGGAATCGACGACTGCATACGGAACGCCAGCTCGTATTGCCGAATGCGGGTATCGATCAACGAGTCGGAAGCCTGAATACGGTGCAGCTGGTCCAGGCTCGCCAAGGCCTTTTCACGGCTGGTACGGTCAATCCCTTCCGGGCTGTTGAGATAAAGGACTGGATCGCCGCCGCTACGGAACTGCACACCTTGATGATGGGACGGCAGAAACCCGTTTCCCCACAGTCGAGCGGCTAGTGGCTGGCCCCCCTTCTCTTTTGTGACCAGTACCACGAACCCCGGCAGATTATCGTTCTCGCTTCCCAGCCCGTAGTTCAGCCACGAGCCAATACAAGGCCGCCCGGGAATCTGCGAACCCGTTTGAAAATGGGTCACGCCGGGCCCATGATTGATTGCTTCGGTATGAGCCGAGCGAATGAAGCTGATGTCGTCGACGACCTTTGCAGTATGCGGCAGCAACTCGCTCATCCACGCGCCGGTCTGCCCGTGCTGGGTGAACTTGAATGGCGATCCAACTAGAGGAATGCTCGACTGGTTGCCGCTCATTCCGGTCAGCCGTTGTTCACCGCGCACCGAAGCAGGCAACTGCTCGCCGTGCTTCTCGTTGAGCAGCGGCTTGTGATCGAAAAGATCGAGCTGAGATGGACCGCCTGCTTGAAACAGAAAGATTACTCGCTTGGCTTTAGGGGTGTGATGCAGTTTGTTGAGCACACCGTCGGCCGCCGCCGACTGGGAAGCCATCAACTGGCCGAGCGCCAAACCACCAAAACCCCAAGCGGAAGACTGAAGTATTTGTCGTCGTGTGAACATAAGGTCTTCTCGTTCCTGTTACCGGCGCGTGACACTGCCGTCGAAATTCATCACCGTATTGGCCACCACGGTCAGTGCCGCCACTTCCGCCGGGTCGAGATTATCAGGCACGCTTGCTTCGCCGGCGGCCAATAGTTTCTTAGCGGCTTCGGCTTGAGATTGAAAGTGTGTCTTCTGCTGAGCGAACAACTCAACGAGCAAAGCTTGCTCTTGAGCGTTGGCCTCGCGGCTGGTCAGTAAACGAAACACGGTTTGAACTTTGTCGTTGTCCGACGCTGCGTGCTTCTCGTCTTGCAGCACACGAACGGCTAACATCTTGGCCGCTTCGACATATTGCGGACCATTGAGCAGCACCAACGCTTGCAGCGGCGAAGAGGTTCGCTCACGCTTCAATTGGCAGACGTCACGTTTCGAGGCATCGAAGGTCATCATCGCCGGCGCGGGACTCGTTCGTTGCCAGAATGTGTAGAGCGAACGGCGATAAAGCCCCTGGCCTGTATCGTGTTTCACTGGTTTGAAGGAGCTGGAAACCTCGTACGGCTTCGCCGGAGGTCCGCCTACCTGATCTACCAGCAGTCCACTGGTGGCCAGCGCGTTGTCGCGAACCATCTCGGCCGACATTCGGAACTTGCCGCCGCGGGCCAACAACTGATTTTCCGGATCGCGTTGCATCATTTCGGCAGAAGCCGAGGAAGCTTGACGATAGGTCGACGACGTTACAATTTGCTTTAGCAGTCGTTTGACGTCCCAACCGTGCTGCATGAAATCGGCCGCGAGCCAGTCCAGCAGTTCGGGGTGCGTCGGCGGCTTCGATTGGTTGCCGAAATCTTCCGGCGTGCGAACCAACCCTTCCCCCATCAGCAGTTGCCAATACCGATTCACGGCAACCCGAGCCGTCAGTGGGTTATCACGGTCGACCATCCACTTGGCCAATCCCAAACGGTCTGGCGACCAATCGTCTTCAAAGGGAGGCAAGACTTCCGGCGTCTTCGGCTCGACGGTATCGGTCGGAGCATCGTATTCGCCACGAGCCAAGATATGCGTCGGACGCGGTGAATCGAGTTCTCGCATCACCATAATTTCTTGGGTCTTATCGTAGGCCTGGTTCCGCTCGTTGCGGGCTTGCGTCAGTGCTTGTTGGGTCGTCTCCCAGGTATCGTATCGACGCACGAGATAATACTCAGCTAATTGTTCAGGCGTAGGCTTGATGCCACCTAATATGGCCACTTCTGCTGGCGTTAGTTTCTGATCGTAAACGGCAAACTGGTCGACTTGGCCATCCTTAAAACCACGATCGCGGAAACGTTCTCCAATGGTGATGTGATCGTGTCCGCCTCCGGTGATCTGCTTGGTAAGTTTGTCGCGTACGACCTCGGTTTCGATCAATTTTCCGTCGATGTAGATCTTCAAACCATCGGCCCTACTCGAGCCGTCGTAGGTCACAACCACTTGCTGCCAGGCATTCACGGGAAACGCCTGCTTGGCCTGAATACTGATGGCATTACCCGGCCAAAAGTGAATCAGCGACCATTTCAGTTTTCCGTCTTCTAATAGCAACTCGTACCCACGACTGGCCGCGTCGGTCCATGCTCGTGAGCGATGGAAGATCACGGCGCGGTCTTTCACGTCCGGGGTGTTCATCCACAACGCGACCGAGAAAGGCGCGTGCCGTGAAAAGTTGCCTTGCTTTAGGTTGATCGCATCATCTCCGGTCAGTTGAACCGCTTTACCCTGGGGACCTTCGACGGATTGGTTCCCGCCGACTTGAGCGTCTTCGAAGTCGACCTGCTCGATAGGCTGTTTCACGGTCACATTGATCTTAACGTCCGCGACCTTAGGAACTTCCAGCTTCGCAAGTGCTGCTTCCAGGTCTGCTACCTTTTGGTCCAATGCGTTCAGCCCGGCTGCTTGCTTTTCGTCGGCGAGAAGCAAGGTTGGCGTCGGGACCGAGGGAGTGAAATACGAGTAGAGGCCCGCTTCGTCAATGCTATTGAAGAACGCGAACATTTGAAAATACTCGCGCTGGCTGAGCGGATCGTACTTATGGTCGTGACAACGGCAGCACTCCATGGTCAAACCGAGAAACGCCGTCGAAACCGTCTGCGAGCGATCGGCTACATACTCGACGCGAAACTCTTCCGGGACGCTGCCCCCTTCTACCTTCTGTGGATGAAGCCGACAAAAGGTGGTCGCTAGAATCGTGTCCTTAGTGGCATCGGGCAGCAGGTCGCCGGCGATTTGCTGGGTAACGAACTGGTCGTACGGCATGTTGGCATTCAAAGATCGCACGACCCAGTCTCGCCACGGCCAAACGTAACGATCGCGATCGACCTGGTAACCATACGTGTCGCTGTACCTCGCCGCGTCGAGCCATTCGGCGGCGAGTCGCTCTCCATAGTGATGCGAACTTAACAGCCGCTCGAGATGGACCTGGTAGTTAGCTTCGCTCGGATCGGCCTCGAACGCATTAAGTTCCTCTAGCGACGGAGGCAACCCATTCAGGTCGAACGACACGCGCCGCAGCAATCGCCAGGCTTCCGCTTCGGAATTGGGCTGAACGGCTTCCTCGCGAAGCTTCGCCAGGACGAACTTATCGATCTCGTTGCGTGACCATTCATCGTCCGCCAGCTCTGGCACGTCAGGCTTTTCAATACGCTTGAACGCCCAGTGTTGGTCGTACTCGGCTCCCTGCTTAATCCAGCGACGAATCAGTTCAATCTCTTCGGACGAAACAGAACGATTCGAATCGGGCGGCGGCATCCGTTCTTCCGGATCGTGGGCCGTCATCCGCAGGAAGACTTCGCTGCTTTCCGGCTCGCCAGGCACGATGGCATAGTCGTGTGCCGCGTCGGCATCGTCGAGACGCAGATCGGCAGCACGACTTTGCGCGTCCGGTCCATGGCAGTGGAAACACCGGTCCGACAAGATCGGGCGAATCTGGGTTGCAAAGTCGACTTTATCTTCCTCTGCAAGCGCGA contains:
- a CDS encoding DUF1553 domain-containing protein; protein product: MSDRCFHCHGPDAQSRAADLRLDDADAAHDYAIVPGEPESSEVFLRMTAHDPEERMPPPDSNRSVSSEEIELIRRWIKQGAEYDQHWAFKRIEKPDVPELADDEWSRNEIDKFVLAKLREEAVQPNSEAEAWRLLRRVSFDLNGLPPSLEELNAFEADPSEANYQVHLERLLSSHHYGERLAAEWLDAARYSDTYGYQVDRDRYVWPWRDWVVRSLNANMPYDQFVTQQIAGDLLPDATKDTILATTFCRLHPQKVEGGSVPEEFRVEYVADRSQTVSTAFLGLTMECCRCHDHKYDPLSQREYFQMFAFFNSIDEAGLYSYFTPSVPTPTLLLADEKQAAGLNALDQKVADLEAALAKLEVPKVADVKINVTVKQPIEQVDFEDAQVGGNQSVEGPQGKAVQLTGDDAINLKQGNFSRHAPFSVALWMNTPDVKDRAVIFHRSRAWTDAASRGYELLLEDGKLKWSLIHFWPGNAISIQAKQAFPVNAWQQVVVTYDGSSRADGLKIYIDGKLIETEVVRDKLTKQITGGGHDHITIGERFRDRGFKDGQVDQFAVYDQKLTPAEVAILGGIKPTPEQLAEYYLVRRYDTWETTQQALTQARNERNQAYDKTQEIMVMRELDSPRPTHILARGEYDAPTDTVEPKTPEVLPPFEDDWSPDRLGLAKWMVDRDNPLTARVAVNRYWQLLMGEGLVRTPEDFGNQSKPPTHPELLDWLAADFMQHGWDVKRLLKQIVTSSTYRQASSASAEMMQRDPENQLLARGGKFRMSAEMVRDNALATSGLLVDQVGGPPAKPYEVSSSFKPVKHDTGQGLYRRSLYTFWQRTSPAPAMMTFDASKRDVCQLKRERTSSPLQALVLLNGPQYVEAAKMLAVRVLQDEKHAASDNDKVQTVFRLLTSREANAQEQALLVELFAQQKTHFQSQAEAAKKLLAAGEASVPDNLDPAEVAALTVVANTVMNFDGSVTRR
- a CDS encoding DUF1501 domain-containing protein, translating into MFTRRQILQSSAWGFGGLALGQLMASQSAAADGVLNKLHHTPKAKRVIFLFQAGGPSQLDLFDHKPLLNEKHGEQLPASVRGEQRLTGMSGNQSSIPLVGSPFKFTQHGQTGAWMSELLPHTAKVVDDISFIRSAHTEAINHGPGVTHFQTGSQIPGRPCIGSWLNYGLGSENDNLPGFVVLVTKEKGGQPLAARLWGNGFLPSHHQGVQFRSGGDPVLYLNSPEGIDRTSREKALASLDQLHRIQASDSLIDTRIRQYELAFRMQSSIPDVTNIGAEPDHILDLYGPDARTPGTFAANCLLARRLAEENVRFIQLYHQGWDHHGGLPGSLKKQCQETDQPTAALLQDLKQRGMLDDTLVIWGGEFGRTNYCQGKLGPTNFGRDHHGRCFTVWMAGGGIKGGVTLGTTDEYGFNIVDQPIHIHDLQATILHVMGIDHERLTFRHQGRAFRLTDVHGHVVKPILA